The sequence aagcagaacaaaaaccTTCAATGATGCTGCTTCCAGCCGTCACGCTCCGAGCTGCTGGAACAGCTGCAGAGGATCTGAGGAAGCTGAAAGAAtagatatttttaaacataGACTAGAGACCCATCTGTTTAGTCTGGCTTTTATGTAGtacctcatttatttattatactttacaccactcaggggttttagtttttaaaagcaaattgttttattgcattataaaattgccccccacccctccaatttcatcaggtgggacaatgatttagtttgatgcggtatgttggttttcctcctgtcctactcaattttttgagtcaccagctgccactggtgtgggggttgaatgcagctcatttttgtagggtacagcagaaaggcctatatacatacagtacattatatacaaactttgaatgaagtttgttgttattatcatttattctacaataattataggtcttgtatttataattcagtagtgaGGATGACCTATtaggggaagggaaaaaatggagtaagcgtgacagtttagtgataaagtgctgtagaaaaataccatcaaaactaaaatttgcaGCTCTGTAcagcagtttttcctttattctcACACTCACGCTCAtgctctccattcaaatatatgagtatttttctgtgtccagctgcagttacttattgtctctacacacctgacagtacacatgtcaatcaaactttgaccaggtcgtgtgggttaaaagtctttacttttctaaaaatagacttgatgaaaatttggaaattaatttgttttacacacaaacacatcaagacttttcaatttactaattgaaattcaagtgagtgggcccaaaacttgcataattttgatgacacaggtgtgagcgagacagaaatttgatgtttcgccatgacagaggaagttgctataactttattgtaaatactCCGGTCagtcttttattttgttatttttattgctttttatcttttattattaatgttttattatcttaCCTACTCATGTCTTATTGATGTCTTCAATTAACGCTTTTAAAGTacgtttttcttcttttttttttttttggctttttacttattttggTGTGCTTAACTTGCTCTGTGCACAGTGAACAGACTGAGCAACATGTTGCTTGTTTCAAAAACCGCTCGCCCTGGCTCTATTTTTGTAAAGTTTCACGCACCTAACCCTATTTTCATTGGTCAAATTCGACATTGACGTCCTTGACATTTCCGTTTCCCCTCCAGTCAGCGGTCAACATGGatgaagagagacaaagagagctGTTTACCGatagataaacaaaaaaagctcCGGCTCGGCCCCCGGCTCTCCCCTCCAGAGTTCTGCTCTGTCCCTTCGCTCCATCCAgtccgccacacacacactcagcactgCAACATCACTCGTAGTATATCTGGATGTTTTTTTGCGCTCCATCTGCTAGAGGTCGCTCATTCGCTGTATGTTATGAAGAGGTGTGAGAGTGAGTCCAAAACCTTTATGAAATAGCAACTTTGTGACAGAACTACCTCACACAGATTAGGGGGACCCTAAAAATGACAGTCCAAGATGCAAAACCTAGTTCTGGAGAGCTGAAGCATCACCTCTCTGGTGGGATAGAAGGTGGAGTTGGTGCGGTAGGTGGAGCAGTAACAACTGGTCACAGCTGCATCCTCTCTTCTGTTCCGAGGTTGTGGTTTAAAGCACCAGGTAAGTGTGGGGATACTCAAAAGGCCTCTATGTTGACATTGTACCCAGAGAATCAGAGGGTCACTTCTGTGTGGGAGTATCCAGCCTTCTTAGACTCTCTGAGTGGAGTCCTGGAGagatttttatttccaaatctACATTCTCACAGACtgaatcataaaaacaacacagtctAAACTGAAATCTCTTCTAATCTGGATTAAGGGGATGATGTCACCTTTCTTCCTGGCTTTGGCGATGACATCAGCAGCAGATTTGCTCATCACCTTGGTAATGTAGATCGGGCAGTTGGCCTGTTTGGCGATGGTGATGGCTCGATACACCGCCTCTGTCTCTACCTGAGATACAACATGACAACACACGTACATCATCAGAAGTACACATCTACCGGCTGCCACTAATGCCACCTGGTGGAcgtttatatgtatatactcTAAGTTTTTGTGTCACAAGGTGTTTCTTAGCTGTATTTACCTCTTCAGGGTGAGACAGAACGTGTCCTTCAGGTCCTGTGATGCCGTGACTGAGAAGCTTCTTTTGTTCCTGAAACACAATCCGGTTTAAACCAGTTCAAATGCAGTGTAAAAATTCCAATTAAAAATAATCTTcagcttattaattaaacattgtttttatgtgttttgaaaGAGATTTTCctgcataaataaaatgtctgtgTAATTGGTCAGGCTGTATTACCTCATCAATGATGTCACCGTTCTCAGCGTGGACCTGGGCGATGGCTCCGAGGTCTCGGAGGACCCCGAACGCCTCGTAGAGCTGAAACCATGACAACATctcagcaacaacaataacaacaacagcagaaataatgataatataataataacagtggTTCCACCTGAGAGTCGGAGCTCTGGTATCTGTCTTTGTAGGCCATGAAAAACAGGAAGGAGTtcacacctgaaacacaaatactgtaattaATACACAGCAGTGCTACAGTTAAAGTTCACCTGTACAGCAGCTTTCAAACACTGATGCATTTAAAGTACTTTGTGATTGTGTTGATGTATCTTTGACAAACACGTGTCGACCTTGATGTGTCTTCACGTTGACGTGTATTTGTCTCTGCGATGTCATGTATGGACTAGAGGTTGAATCTTTCTGAATCTCACGATTCCACTCAAAATGGATTCTTTATTCATTGTGCAGTGATGCTAATTTCAGGATCTACCTCAGTCCGCTGTGCGCTAAGAAAGGCAGCGTGGCAAATGATGGCATGAAAGCATAGTAAAGTGTGTAGAAGATTatgtagtttttatatttgaaaaagtTATATCAACTGATTGCaataatgcaaacacacaaaggcaGACTTGAGACAAAAGGTAACATTTATTCACAAactttttagtatttttcaaTTCTCAGTGATTTCAAGAATAACAAGGTCTgtcacacaaaaaataaaaatgctgtcacataaataaaattggcAGGCCTAGGCTAGCTGCATTTTTAGTTCTCAGAAACTtgccaatttcaaaaataacacTGTAAAACTGGTATTTCGTGTGATTTTTCAACAAATTGAACAATAATGCTTGACACAGTTTTGACTTGGTGTGCAGGATTACTGCAATATCCAGGTtctttgtagaaaaaaaagctgatctATATGTTCTGGAGTAAGATTGCTCCACTGTGCTGGCACTATATCCCCCAGCAGTGGAGAATCCTCTCTCTGCGCTCTCTCTAGGTAGCACAGGTAGCATTTAGCTAATTTGGCCAGTAGAGGGAAAGCTGTCTCATGGGACATCCGCCATTGACGGGGGTCTTGTGAGAGATAGTGGAGCTTCCTCCAGATAtcttcagctcctcctcagCTCTGGTGTTGGCAGATTTAGGGACACCTCTGAGCTCAGTAAATGTCCTGCCCAGCAGATTAGCCAGTGCAGATGTTCTTCTTTTAGAGGCAGGACCTTCTTCTTGGCCTGATTCTGGCTCCTCAGGATTGTCCTCAGCCTTAACTGGCCTCACCTCTTTCTGCAGAAAGAATCAACAGTCatattaattatgttttattttataagcAAGGTGCCCTTACCCTAAGATAAAAtagaacattttgacattttgtaacattatgatatgtattatactgtatctgtgttaTTAGTTAAACATACAAATGGACAGTATACTGTTATAAAACATCTATTATTAAAGAGTAGGCTAATTACCTCAAGTGCTGCAGCCTCTGCAATCACTTTAGCATAGATGTCCAGCTGTTCTTCTTTAGGAAGGAAAGGCAGTGTGTTAAACCTGGGATCGAGTGTAGAGGCTGTGTGAAGAATGCTCTTCTGCACTCTTGTGTATCTCTTTGCTGAATCTTTGTGGATCGCCGCTTTGATTTCCCAGACAATTGGTGTGTCAACACCAGCAAAGCCTGCTTCTGTGTCGTGAAGCAGCTGAACATGCAATGGAGCGATCATTGACAGTTTAGGTGTAGAGTCCTGTGACATGATGTTGGTTGTGTATTTCATTGGCTTGAGTGCTTTAGCTATTTCTTCAGCATTGGAGACATTCATTTCGCTGTGTGCAGATGTTGCTTGAACCTCCATATTTTCTCACCTGGAGAGCAGCACAAATGGCAGACTGCTGCTCTAGAAATCTTTCAACCATTTCGAAAGCACTATTCCATCTTGTAGCGACAACGATTTTCAGCTTGTGTGGCAACAACTGCAGAAGCTTCTGTTTCACCTGCAGGGCATGACTTAACAATGGTGCAGCAGTGGAGGGATCAAGTGATTCGCCCAATCCTTCCAAGCAGCCGTGACACCGAATTTAGCTTCAGAGCTTGCTGAGCGGCAAGAATGATTATATCTGCAAAACACGTATGTTAAGTTTTCCAGCTGCACAGCAGCAAACATGTTCGCAGCATTACCTCTAACAATCACCAAATCTGCAACTGTTAGCTTCCATTCATCTGCGACGGAGTGAAACATTGCATTCATGGCTGTGTGGCTTTCATGCGTCACCCTAGtttgtaaaacatgagactcgAGCTGCCACTTGGTGAACGTGATGAATGACTGGGTTGTCCATGCATCACAGGTAAGAGCTATTCTGGTGGCTTCAGTCCAGGCTTCCCTGACTTTTACCTTTGTCTCTTGGTAAAGCTGAGGTACCACTTTCTCAGTAAAAAAATGATGTTATGGTATGTCATACTTTGGCTCAGTTGTCTGGATCATGTATATGAACCTTTCTTTGTCGACTACTAGGGGTGCAGGTCTTTTGAAGTGAAACAGGTGATGGATCTAGTTTATTTTTCTGCCTGTTCACTCAAGGCTGGGAGTTTGGTCCAGTGGTGCAGTGTGCGTTGGTTGGCTGTTGGCCCTTGTTCCACTTCTTTCAATTCTGGGTGATGGCGTATGATGTGAGCCCGGGCATTTGGTGTGTTCCCGAAGTACTTGACTTTGATTTTGCAAACCTTGCATACCAAACTCCTTCTTCCCCGGCATATTGTAAAATCCAAAATCCAGACGCTTGCCTTCAGTGAAGATGAGACTGGCTGAATTTCTTGCTGCTCCATTTTCAATAGGCCACCGACTCAGAGACCTAACGTTAGCAGCAACTGACTCACCAGTAGCCACACCGCTAAAATTGCTACTGAGAAAATTTAAACTATACTTAAGATGGAAAAAACGCTTTTAAAAATCGATTTTTGGAAATTGTGAATTGATTTAGAATCAAAGAAGATAAGAATCGCAATTCTTATGTGAATCAATTTTTCCCTCACAACtagtgtctttgtgttgacgtgtctttgtgattacgtgtctttgtgttgacgtgtctttgtgttgacgtgtctttgtgttgacgtgtctgtgttgacgtgtttgtgtgttgacgtgtctttgtgttgacgtgtctgtgttgacgtgtctttgtgttgacgtgtctctgtgttgacgtgtctttgtgttgacgtgtctgtgttgacgtgtctgtgttgacatgtctgtgttgacgtgtctttgtgttgacgtgtctgtgttgacgtgtctttgtgttgacgtgtctgtgttgacgtgtctgtgttgacgtgtctttgtgttgacgtgtctttgtgttgacgtgtttttgtgttgacgtgtctttgtgttgacgtgtctgtgttgacgtgtctttgtgttgacgtgtctttgtgttgacgtgtctgtgttgacgtgtctttgtgttgacgtgtttttgtgttgacgtgtctttgtgttgacgtgtctttgtgttgacgtgtctgtgttgacgtgtctttgtgttgacgtgtttttgtgttgacgtgtctttgtgttgacgtgtctttgtgttgacgtgtctgtgttgacgtgtctttgtgttgacgtatatttgtgttgacgtgtctgtgttgacgtgtctttgtgttgacgtgtctttgtgttgacgtgtctgtgttgacgtgtctttgtgttgacgtgtctgtgttgacgtgtctgtgttgacgtgtctttgtgttgacatgtctgtgttgacgtgtctttgtgtttacgtgtctttgtgttgacgtgtctgtgttgacgtgtctgtgttgacgtgtctgtgttgacgtgtctttgtgttgacgtgtctttgtgttgacgtgtctttgtgtttacgtgtctttgtgttgacgtgtctgtgttgacgtgtctgtgttgacgtgtctgtgttgatgtgtttgtgtgttgacgtatctttgtgttgacgtgtctgtgttgacgtgtctttgtgttgacgtgtctttgtgttgacgtgtctgtgttgacgtgtctttgtgttgacgtatctttgtgttgacgtatctttgtgttgacgtgtctgtgttgacgtgtctgtgttgacgtgtctttgtgttgacgtgtctgtgttgacgtgtctttgtgttgaagtatctttgtgttgacgtgtctgtgttgacgtgtctgtgttgacgtgtctttgtgttgaagtatctttgtgttgacgtgtctgtgttgacgtgtctgtgttgacgtgtctttgtgttgacgtgtctttgtgttgacgtgtctttgtgtttacgtgtctttgtgttgacgtgtctgtgttgacgtgtctgtgttgacgtgtctgtgttgatgtgtttgtgtgttgacgtatctttgtgttgacgtgtctgtgttgacgtgtctttgtgttgacgtgtctttgtgttgacgtgtctgtgttgacgtgtctttgtgttgacgtatctttgtgttgacgtatctttgtgttgacgtgtctgtgttgacgtgtctgtgttgacgtgtctgtgttgacgtgtctttgtgttgacgtgtctttgtgttgacgtgtctgtgttgacgtgtctgtgttgacgtgtctttgtgttgacgtgtctgtgttgacgtgtctgtgttgacgtgtctttgtgttgacgtgtctgtgttgacgtgtctgtgttgacgtgtctttgtgttgacgtgtctgtgttgacgtgtctgtgttgacgtgggtttgtgttgacgtgtctttgtgttgacgtgtctgtgttgatgtgtttgtgtgttgacgtgtctttgtgttgacgtgtctttgtgttgacatgtctttgtgttgacgtgtctttgtgttgacgtgtctttgtgttgacgtgtctgtgttgatgtgtctttgtgttgacgtgtctgtgttgacgtgtctgtgttaatgtgtctttgtgttgacgtgtctgtgttgacgtgtctgtgttgacgtgtctttgtgttgacgtgtctgtgttgacgtgtctttgtgttgacgtgtctgtgttgacgtgtctgtgttgacgtgtctttgtgttgacgtgtctttgtgttgacgtgtctgtgttgatgtgtttgtgtgttgacgtgtctttgtgttgacgtgtctttgtgttgacgtgtctttgtgttgacgtgtctgtgttgatgtgtctttgtgttgacgtgtctgtgttgacgtgtctgtgttaatgtgtctttgtgttgacgtgtctgtgttgacgtgtctgtgttgacgtgtctgtgttgacgtgtctgtcttgacgtgtctttgtgttgacgtgtctgtgttgatgtgtctgtgttgatgtgtttgtgtgttgacgtgtctttgtgttgacgtgtctttgtgttgacgtgtctgtgttgacgtgtctttgtattgacgtgtctttgtgttgacgtgtctctgtgttgacgtgtctgtgttgacgtgtctgtgttgacgtgtctgtcttgacgtgtctttgtgttgaagtgtctgtgttgacgtgtctttgtgttgatgtgtctgtgttgatgtgtctgtgttgacgtgtctgtgttgacgtgtctgtcttgacgtgtctttgtgttgaagtgtctgtgttgacgtgtctttgtgttgacgtgtctgtgttgacgtgtctgtcttgacgtgtctttgtgttgaagtgtctgtgttgacgtgtctttgtgttgacgtgtctctgtgttgacgtgtctgtgttgacgtgtctgtgttgacgtgtctgtcttgacgtgtctttgtgttgaagtgtctgtgttgacgtgtctttgtgttgacgtgtctgtgttgacgtgtctttgtgttgacgtgtctgtgttgatgtgtctgtgttgacgtgtctttgtgttgacgtgtctgtgttgatgtgtctgtgtgttgacgtgtctttgtgttgacgtgtctttgtgttgacgtgtctttgtgttgacgtgtctgtgttgatgtgtctgtgttgatgtgtctttgtgttgacgtgtctttgtgttgacgtgtctttgtgttgacgtgtctttgtgttgatgtgtctgtgttgatgtgtctgtgtgttgacgtgtctttgtgttgacgtgtctttgtgttgacgtgtctgtgttgacgtgtctttgtattgacgtgtctttgtgttgacgtgtctctgtgttgacgtgtctgtgttgacgtgtctgtgttgacgtgtctgtgttgacgtgtctttgtgttgacgtgtctctgtgttgacatgtctgtgttgacgtgtctgtgttgacgtgtctctgtgttgacgtgtctgtggtgacgtgtctctgtgttgacgtgtctgtgttgacgtgtctttgtattgacgtgtctgtgttgacatgtctttgtgttgacgtgtctgtcTTGACGTGTCTTTGTattgacgtgtctgtgttgatgtgtttgtgtgttgacgtgtctttgtgttgacgtgtctttgtgttgacgtgtctgtgttgacatGTCTTTGTattgacgtgtctttgtgttgacgtgtctctgtgttgacgtgtctgtgttgacgtgtctgtgttgacgtgtctgtcttgacgtgtctttgtgttgacgtgtctgtgttgacgtgtctctgtgttgatgtgtctttgtgttgacgtgtctgtggtgacgtgtctctgtgttgacgtgtctgtgttgacgtgtctttgtgttgacgtaTATTGACGTGTTGTGTTCAGGTGTCCAGGTGTAAACCACCTCTGTCTTTGATGAGAGTCTCCAGCTCTTCGTACAGTCCGTCGTGCCAGCGAGTGATGTCCAGGTGTAGAGAGAAATCGCAGCACGCCCTCTGATCCGCTGCGTCCCTCCACTGCTCAAACgctgacagtaaactgattcCAGGCTCTGCCAACACGTGGTCGACTGTGAACACAAACAGCAGTTTCATTATTATCACTGTGCTTCCCTGGTCTGTTCCCGATTGATCGGTATTGACAGTTTATTGGTAATAATCTGACTGATCATGGTGGTTCCTCCGGCCAGAGCGGCTCTGGTTCCCTGGTAGAAGTCGTCGGCGGGGTTCAGGCCTTTCTGCGGAGCATGCAGGTTGGTGTTGGCGTCGATTCCTCCAGGGATGACCAGCTGACCGTACGCATCCACCGTCTTCACACCAGCGGGGACGATCAGGTTCTCACCGATCTGTCTGTTCAAGACACACAGCAGGAAGGTTGATGATGTCACCTGCAGGTCAGGTGACCGCTGACTGAATGATGGATTCTGACATTATTCACCTGCTGCTGTTGATTTCTCTGTCAGCAGTAAATGTTCTCAGCTGGAGGGAATTCATGTTCATTCTGTGAAACCGTCTGATTCATAACTTTTACATTCGACCAAAGAtgtttttgtgggaaaaaaaaatgcaactaGATTTGTTTCAGATTGTTGAAGATGTTTCAACTCTCATCCAAAACACTTCAGTTCTTCAGCTTTGTGAATCTGTAATGAACTTGAAATCTGAAATGTTGATAATGTTTattcattactttatttttatgtatttgttggtttatttaacagggacagtgcacattaataaacattgtaaaTGCTGTAAATGCGCCAGAGTTAGTCCAGagaatatttttcatctgtattccctggacagatgttacagagtctCCCTTTGTGTTACTAGCTTGTGAGACGCTAGCAGGCGCTGAGACTCTCCATGACGGCGAGGCCGCAGCGGGGCGAGACAGAGCTGTGCTCCGATTCCCAGAAAATCAAACGATTTGTTTCCTCTAATGagatatgaaaatattatttagCAGCAGTTTTTCATAAACTGACAACTGAGACAAAACTGCTTCAtcttttttatggaaaaacaggcgaaacaacaaactgcatcatttcatctgattgtgtttgtttcacTCACATCTTGTTTAATAAACGCCTTAAGTTTCACTTTTAGTAAATTATCACAATTTCAATCACTAACATTGATCAGAAGATATTTTCctaaaatggacaaaaatgaaaataatgtaaatataagataaatatgaatataattaaatatgaatataaacatgACTACTTGATGGTTCCATCCTCGATGTAGACGTCAGCGTAGAACGACTGGTCGTCATTGACGATCTTTCCTCCTTTGATGATCAGCCGGTCGCCCTGGAAGCAGACAGAGAGCATTCTGGGTAACAGCAGGAAGTCATAATAGCAGCAGATTGTAACTTTCacagctttattttcattttgtaacgTAAACACACATTTGTGATAATGATCCTTTTATTTTGGGACTTTTCTTGTTAGATacactgatgatgttttatgaacATTAATCTGACGCCTGTTCACGGGTGAAACCATCGACGTTAATCCAGATTATAACTCCGCCGCAGATTTGAAATGttcttattttcatcatcacgtcttttttctgttttcgtCACCTCTTTAAATCAGTTTGTGCTGATTTAAATTCAGAGTTTAAACCTTTAATCTGGAAGATCAGAGCAGACTGAGGAGAAAAATTCACCACAACAGCTGTTTGACTGTTAATCATCAGCAATTATTGATCCTATATATGATTAATACAATGTTCAAAACTCTTTGCACTGGTTTTcgtattgattttaaaattcttttacttgtttttaaagctgttgGTGCTCCTGCATGTGCTGACGGTTTATGAACTGCTTCAGCTCCTCTGGAGTCTGTTAGTTGTTCATAAGTGCAGGACTGAAACCTTTGTGAGGCAACTTTTAGCTTTGATGCTCCAAGATGCTGGATGACGGTCTGACAAGGATCCGAGAGGTCTGACGAGGATCCCAGAGGTCTGACGAGGATCCGAGAGGTCTGACGAGGATCCCAGAGGTCTGACGAGGATCCCAGAGGTCTGACGAGGATCTGAGAGCAGCAGAAGTGTCGATGTCTTTAAAACCTTTTTCAGCTTGACTTTGATTCACAATGATTTatagaaattatttattattttttccctcttaCTGAtcttatttgtctgtttttatctaACTTTTATCTCacctcattattattattattaaatctatttgattttattacgtttccatgtgtttattttctctcGCGtctgttctgtcttattatcagctCGTCAGTCACCTGAAGCACTGACCTGTATGAAAGATGCTGTActaataaagttttattgattGACTGAACGGATCCtccaggaggagcaggagggcGTTGCCAcggtgaaggatgtctgggtttccttacaGTCTGGTGCCAGCGTGACCCATCAACGgatgattggttgattgattgatgcaGAAGTCATATTTATGATGTTTGATCTCGgctgtaaatctttttttttttcagtttttctgttagAGGCTGTTAAatctctttatgtttttattaataaatcATCATTGCATTAAAAATCTCTGCAGCTTCACTCCAGTTCGCATCTCTGAAACCAAACCGAGCCGAGCCGAACTGAGCCGAACTGAGCCGAACTGAGCCGGTCAGCCTCGGTGATGGACAGGTGGAGCTGCAGCATCCTGCCTCCCGGCCCGGTTATCCCGGCTCGGCCCCGTTCATCCCGGCTCAGCCCCGTTATCCCGGCTCGGCTCTGCTCGGTTGAACCTACCGCGGGTCTCGCG is a genomic window of Thunnus maccoyii chromosome 20, fThuMac1.1, whole genome shotgun sequence containing:
- the LOC121886796 gene encoding E3 SUMO-protein ligase ZBED1-like produces the protein MEVQATSAHSEMNVSNAEEIAKALKPMKYTTNIMSQDSTPKLSMIAPLHVQLLHDTEAGFAGVDTPIVWEIKAAIHKDSAKRYTRVQKSILHTASTLDPRFNTLPFLPKEEQLDIYAKVIAEAAALEKEVRPVKAEDNPEEPESGQEEGPASKRRTSALANLLGRTFTELRGVPKSANTRAEEELKISGGSSTISHKTPVNGGCPMRQLSLYWPN